A region from the Arachis ipaensis cultivar K30076 chromosome B01, Araip1.1, whole genome shotgun sequence genome encodes:
- the LOC107619378 gene encoding COBRA-like protein 1 isoform X2, with translation MKPLWLPTSTSGSVVATLLLLLFSCTTFTSTAYDALDPTANITIKWDVITWTGDGYIAVVTMYNFQQYRHIQAPGWTLGWTWAKREVIWNMLGGQTTEQGDCSRFKGSIPHCCKKDPTVVDLLPGAPYNQQVANCCKGGVLNAWAQDPETAVASFQLIVGSAGTTNKTVRVPKNFTLRVPGPGYTCGPAKIVRPTKFSTNDKRRTTQAMMTWNVTCTYSQFLAQKTPTCCVSLSSFYNNTIVNCPTCTCGCQNKTEPGSCVDPKSPHLASVVSPPSRALNPPLVQCTSHMCPIRVHWHVKLQYKEYWRIKITVTNFNYRMNYSQWNLVVQHPNFDNVTQVFSFNYKPLTPYEGLNDTGMLWGVKFYNDLLVSAGAVGNVQSELLFRKDKSSFTFDKGWAFPRRIYFNGDNCVMPPPDAYPWLPNASSTLVLSLLSSLTRILASFLVLSFTC, from the exons ATGAAGCCTCTTTGGTTACCTACCAGTACCAGTGGATCTGTTGTAGCAACCTTACTCCTGTTACTGTTCTCTTGCACCACATTCACTTCCACAG CTTATGATGCACTTGATCCAACTGCCAATATAACAATCAAATGGGATGTCATAACCTGGACTGGAGATGGCTATATT GCTGTTGTTACAATGTACAACTTTCAACAATATCGCCATATCCAGGCGCCGGGATGGACCTTAGGGTGGACATGGGCAAAAAGGGAAGTAATTTGGAACATGCTTGGAGGCCAAACCACAGAACAAGGGGATTGTTCAAGGTTCAAAGGGAGCATCCCACATTGCTGCAAGAAAGATCCAACTGTAGTGGATTTACTGCCAGGAGCACCTTACAATCAGCAGGTAGCAAATTGCTGCAAAGGCGGCGTCTTGAATGCGTGGGCTCAGGACCCTGAAACTGCAGTTGCTTCGTTCCAACTCATTGTCGGTTCGGCTGGAACAACTAACAAAACTGTTAGAGTGCCGAAAAATTTCACCTTGAGAGTGCCGGGCCCAGGTTATACTTGTGGCCCTGCAAAGATTGTGAGACCAACAAAATTTAGCACCAATGACAAGAGGAGAACCACTCAAGCCATGA TGACTTGGAATGTTACCTGCACATATTCTCAATTCCTGGCTCAAAAGACTCCAACTTGCTGtgtttctctctcatcattctaTAATAATACAATAGTAAATTGCCCAACTTGTACCTGTGGCTGTCAAAACAAAACAGAACCTGGAAGCTGTGTAGA TCCAAAGTCTCCGCATTTAGCTTCAGTCGTTTCACCACCAAGCAGAGCTTTGAATCCACCTCTAGTTCAGTGTACAAGCCATATGTGTCCGATTCGAGTGCACTGGCACGTCAAGCTCCAATACAAAGAGTACTGGAGGATCAAGATCACAGTCACAAATTTCAATTACAGAATGAACTATTCACAATGGAACCTTGTTGTTCAGCATCCCAATTTTGACAATGTGACACAGGTTTTCAGCTTTAACTACAAGCCACTGACACCTTATGAGGGCTTAA ATGATACAGGTATGCTGTGGGGTGTGAAGTTCTACAATGATTTGTTGGTTTCAGCTGGAGCAGTTGGGAATGTGCAATCAGAACTGTTATTTAGGAAAGACAAATCAAGCTTCACATTTGATAAAGGATGGGCATTCCCAAGAAGGATCTATTTCAATGGAGACAACTGTGTCATGCCACCTCCAGATGCATATCCTTGGCTACCAAATGCAAGTTCAACACTAGTTCT
- the LOC107634973 gene encoding pentatricopeptide repeat-containing protein PNM1, mitochondrial — translation MPPLQSLQLRRLFLRSFRSSSLSFLSSSSLKSLPHFLPQQPSSNPNPPGNPFDRPSFFEARNFSSNTTQTQPEYPDPIAQSLSSELTKDPDSDALSFSQRLQLSFSHITPTGNLVLQILNISPEASRATVLGFHRWLISNPKFDHTDETVSYFVDFLGRKKDFKATHDVLSAAVEGGTLLGPKTLTSAIDRLVRAGRATHAIQFFDRMEKDYGLNRDRESLNFVVSKLCQNGFASYAEKMVKNLAKEFFPDESTCDMLIRGWCVKGKLDEAERLAGEMYRGGFELGVDAFNAMLDCVCKLCREKDPFRFHSEAERILVEMESRGVPRNVETFNVLISSLCKMRKTEEAVQLFNNMGSYWCSPNERTFLVLIRSLYQAARLQEGDEMIDRMKSSGFGAALDKKAYYGFLKILCGIERVDHALSVFGMMKADGCEPGVKTYDLLMGKLGSMNRVDKANTLFNEAKKRGVAVVAKEYVVDPWYAKKAKALKDLRNKKKNKEKKRETLPEKMARKRRKLKQIRLSFVKKPKRRMGRA, via the exons ATGCCGCCATTACAGTCTCTGCAACTTCGGAGGCTCTTCCTTCGATCCTTCCGCTCTTCTTCACTATCATTCCTTTCATCTTCTTCACTCAAATCCCTTCCTCATTTCCTTCCACAACAACCCTCTTCCAATCCAAACCCACCCGGAAACCCCTTCGATCGACCCTCATTCTTCGAAGCCAGAAACTTCTCCTCAAATACGACCCAAACACAACCCGAATACCCGGATCCGATAGCTCAATCCCTCTCGTCGGAGCTCACCAAAGACCCGGACTCGGACGCTCTGTCCTTCTCGCAGCGCCTCCAGCTCAGCTTCTCTCACATCACGCCAACCGGAAATCTCGTCCTCCAAATCCTAAACATCTCCCCCGAAGCCTCACGCGCCACAGTGCTAGGGTTCCATCGATGGCTCATCTCAAACCCTAAATTCGACCACACCGACGAAACTGTCTCCTACTTCGTCGACTTTCTCGGCCGCAAGAAGGATTTTAAGGCCACGCACGACGTTCTCTCCGCCGCCGTCGAAGGCGGCACCCTTTTGGGGCCTAAAACCCTAACTTCCGCGATCGATCGGCTCGTTCGC GCAGGCAGGGCCACCCATGCGATCCAATTCTTCGACCGGATGGAAAAGGACTACGGATTAAATCGCGACCGCGAATCCCTAAACTTCGTGGTTTCGAAGCTGTGCCAAAATGGTTTCGCGAGCTACGCAGAGAAGATGGTGAAGAATCTGGCTAAGGAGTTCTTCCCCGACGAAAGCACCTGTGATATGCTGATTCGAGGTTGGTGCGTGAAGGGGAAGCTCGATGAAGCTGAGAGGCTCGCCGGAGAGATGTACAGAGGAGGGTTCGAGCTTGGCGTGGATGCCTTCAACGCAATGCTGGACTGCGTATGCAAGCTGTGCCGCGAGAAAGATCCCTTTCGCTTTCACTCGGAAGCAGAGAGGATTCTGGTGGAGATGGAGTCCCGTGGTGTTCCAAGGAATGTGGAAACATTCAATGTGTTGATCAGTAGCCTTTGTAAGATGAGGAAAACAGAGGAGGCTGTTCAATTGTTCAATAACATGGGGTCGTACTGGTGTTCCCCGAACGAGAGGACGTTTCTTGTGCTGATCCGGAGTCTGTACCAGGCTGCAAGGTTGCAAGAGGGTGATGAGATGATTGATAGGATGAAATCTTCGGGGTTTGGTGCTGCGCTCGATAAGAAGGCATACTACGGGTTCTTGAAGATTTTGTGTGGGATTGAAAGGGTTGATCATGCTTTGAGTGTGTTTGGGATGATGAAGGCTGATGGGTGTGAACCAGGGGTTAAGACTTATGACTTGTTGATGGGGAAATTGGGTTCCATGAACCGTGTCGATAAGGCGAATACTCTGTTCAACGAGGCCAAGAAAAGGGGTGTGGCTGTGGTGGCTAAGGAGTATGTTGTTGATCCATGGTATGCGAAGAAGGCGAAAGCATTGAAGGACCTgaggaataagaagaagaataaggagaagaagagggagactTTGCCTGAGAAGATGGCTAGGAAGAGGAGAAAGCTGAAACAGATAAGGTTGAGTTTTGTGAAGAAGCCTAAACGAAGGATGGGTAGAGCTTAA
- the LOC107619378 gene encoding protein COBRA-like isoform X1, which translates to MKPLWLPTSTSGSVVATLLLLLFSCTTFTSTEAYDALDPTANITIKWDVITWTGDGYIAVVTMYNFQQYRHIQAPGWTLGWTWAKREVIWNMLGGQTTEQGDCSRFKGSIPHCCKKDPTVVDLLPGAPYNQQVANCCKGGVLNAWAQDPETAVASFQLIVGSAGTTNKTVRVPKNFTLRVPGPGYTCGPAKIVRPTKFSTNDKRRTTQAMMTWNVTCTYSQFLAQKTPTCCVSLSSFYNNTIVNCPTCTCGCQNKTEPGSCVDPKSPHLASVVSPPSRALNPPLVQCTSHMCPIRVHWHVKLQYKEYWRIKITVTNFNYRMNYSQWNLVVQHPNFDNVTQVFSFNYKPLTPYEGLNDTGMLWGVKFYNDLLVSAGAVGNVQSELLFRKDKSSFTFDKGWAFPRRIYFNGDNCVMPPPDAYPWLPNASSTLVLSLLSSLTRILASFLVLSFTC; encoded by the exons ATGAAGCCTCTTTGGTTACCTACCAGTACCAGTGGATCTGTTGTAGCAACCTTACTCCTGTTACTGTTCTCTTGCACCACATTCACTTCCACAG AAGCTTATGATGCACTTGATCCAACTGCCAATATAACAATCAAATGGGATGTCATAACCTGGACTGGAGATGGCTATATT GCTGTTGTTACAATGTACAACTTTCAACAATATCGCCATATCCAGGCGCCGGGATGGACCTTAGGGTGGACATGGGCAAAAAGGGAAGTAATTTGGAACATGCTTGGAGGCCAAACCACAGAACAAGGGGATTGTTCAAGGTTCAAAGGGAGCATCCCACATTGCTGCAAGAAAGATCCAACTGTAGTGGATTTACTGCCAGGAGCACCTTACAATCAGCAGGTAGCAAATTGCTGCAAAGGCGGCGTCTTGAATGCGTGGGCTCAGGACCCTGAAACTGCAGTTGCTTCGTTCCAACTCATTGTCGGTTCGGCTGGAACAACTAACAAAACTGTTAGAGTGCCGAAAAATTTCACCTTGAGAGTGCCGGGCCCAGGTTATACTTGTGGCCCTGCAAAGATTGTGAGACCAACAAAATTTAGCACCAATGACAAGAGGAGAACCACTCAAGCCATGA TGACTTGGAATGTTACCTGCACATATTCTCAATTCCTGGCTCAAAAGACTCCAACTTGCTGtgtttctctctcatcattctaTAATAATACAATAGTAAATTGCCCAACTTGTACCTGTGGCTGTCAAAACAAAACAGAACCTGGAAGCTGTGTAGA TCCAAAGTCTCCGCATTTAGCTTCAGTCGTTTCACCACCAAGCAGAGCTTTGAATCCACCTCTAGTTCAGTGTACAAGCCATATGTGTCCGATTCGAGTGCACTGGCACGTCAAGCTCCAATACAAAGAGTACTGGAGGATCAAGATCACAGTCACAAATTTCAATTACAGAATGAACTATTCACAATGGAACCTTGTTGTTCAGCATCCCAATTTTGACAATGTGACACAGGTTTTCAGCTTTAACTACAAGCCACTGACACCTTATGAGGGCTTAA ATGATACAGGTATGCTGTGGGGTGTGAAGTTCTACAATGATTTGTTGGTTTCAGCTGGAGCAGTTGGGAATGTGCAATCAGAACTGTTATTTAGGAAAGACAAATCAAGCTTCACATTTGATAAAGGATGGGCATTCCCAAGAAGGATCTATTTCAATGGAGACAACTGTGTCATGCCACCTCCAGATGCATATCCTTGGCTACCAAATGCAAGTTCAACACTAGTTCT